The Pseudodesulfovibrio senegalensis genome contains the following window.
TGTCGCGTTCCACCTTCCAGTCGGTCTGGGCCGGGAAGGGCTTGAAGTCCTGCGGGCGTACCGTGAGCGGGGCCTGTGTTTCCCAGGATATGCGCTCGGTGACGTCGTGCGTGGTCAAGACCGAACCCGAGCCGGACATGTGGCAGGACGCACAGGTGGGCGCACGGTAATCGATGCCCGGAGTCCATGCGCCCGGTGCCGAGTTCCAGTTGTATTCCTGCTTGAAGGCCTGATAAATGTCGCCGTGCTTGGATTCGTTGTAGATTTCGATTTGCGGATGGTCCGGTCCGAGGTGGCATTGGCCGCAGGTTTCGGGTTTGCGCGCCTCCATGACCGAGAAGCGGTGACGGGTATGGCAGCTGGTGCAGCTGCCGAGGCTGCCGTCAAGGTTGACCCTGCCCACGCCCACGTTGGGCCATGTGGACGAGTCCAGCTTGCCGTCCGTGACCTTGAGCACGGTGCCGTGGCAGTAATAGCAGCCGGTCTTGCGTTCGTTGTCCGAGTTCATGCCGCCGTTGAGCCACGGGTCCAGCTTCCACATGATCTCGATGGTGTTGGCGTGCTTGCTTTTGGCGTACTGTTTGACCTCGTCCGGGTGGCAGCGGGAACAGTCCTTGGGCGTCACGGCCGAGGCAATGGGGATGAAGTACCGCTTTTCGCCGTAGGGCATGTCTCCCCGGGAGTAGTACTGCTCGTGGTCGCGGCTGATGTCCAGATCGCCGGGCTGGGCCTGATGGCAGTCCAGACAGGTAATGTTGGCCGATGCATGGCGGCTCATGGTCCAGTCCGCGAATATGCCTGCTGTCTGCTGCTTGTGGCATTCGATGCAGGCTATTGCCTGCTCGGGCATGCCGCGTTCGATCCTGAATTCCCGCGCCTTGGGAAAATTCTGTGCCGCAAACGCGGTCGCTGTGGCCAGCAGGGCCGTTGCAATGCCGATGGCGATACCAATGGTGCGCGTCCTCATTGCCGATTCTCCTTCATGTTTTTCTTAGAATGACGCAAGCCCCGGCGCGACGTATGGCGCGGAGAACTGTTTGTATTTGTAATAGGTGCGGTCCACGTGCACGAGATTGCTGTGGCAGTCCGTGCAGCGGTATTCGTAGCCCGGGCGGGGGTAGAGCACCTGCCTGTGGGCGAGCA
Protein-coding sequences here:
- a CDS encoding multiheme c-type cytochrome, which produces MRTRTIGIAIGIATALLATATAFAAQNFPKAREFRIERGMPEQAIACIECHKQQTAGIFADWTMSRHASANITCLDCHQAQPGDLDISRDHEQYYSRGDMPYGEKRYFIPIASAVTPKDCSRCHPDEVKQYAKSKHANTIEIMWKLDPWLNGGMNSDNERKTGCYYCHGTVLKVTDGKLDSSTWPNVGVGRVNLDGSLGSCTSCHTRHRFSVMEARKPETCGQCHLGPDHPQIEIYNESKHGDIYQAFKQEYNWNSAPGAWTPGIDYRAPTCASCHMSGSGSVLTTHDVTERISWETQAPLTVRPQDFKPFPAQTDWKVERDKMKKICLQCHGKAWVEDFYVDFDTAVHEYNEVYFKPAKKMLDDLYAKGLLDKTKFFDEALEVEFYELWHHEGRRARMGAMMMAPDYAWWHGFYECKHRFNRFMEEARHLVDTNTKAYRYPDFPNATGDTTRPPEIFNKKQ